In the Methanobrevibacter sp. V74 genome, one interval contains:
- a CDS encoding UvrD-helicase domain-containing protein, producing MDPKSLLIVTFSTKAADELRERLSEGDLLKSDVQKMHISTIHSFCEKILEENGHVGLNIISDDAGEKNLLFIGKHMEELGFVKECYMSSSNIKYIANKYK from the coding sequence GTGGATCCTAAATCATTGCTAATTGTCACTTTTTCAACTAAAGCTGCAGATGAACTTCGAGAGAGATTGTCTGAAGGTGATTTGTTAAAAAGTGATGTTCAAAAGATGCATATATCAACTATTCACTCTTTTTGCGAAAAGATACTTGAAGAAAATGGTCATGTTGGTTTAAATATCATTTCAGACGATGCCGGTGAGAAAAACTTGTTGTTCATTGGAAAGCATATGGAAGAGCTTGGATTTGTTAAAGAATGTTACATGTCAAGTAGCAACATCAAATATATTGCCAATAAATATAAATGA
- a CDS encoding UvrD-helicase domain-containing protein, with protein sequence MKNILKREKAIDFAHLQKDALEIVKKDGFKTQFTNILIDEFQDTDPMQMELFEYLMKQAKSFTVVGDINQSIYGFRGSNINPFTYLAKYHKDKFEFKSLTTNYRSTHEIIDVSEDFIKHQRPVESALGKAQCGRDVK encoded by the coding sequence ATGAAAAATATCTTAAAGCGCGAAAAAGCAATTGACTTTGCACATCTACAAAAGGATGCATTAGAAATTGTCAAAAAAGATGGATTTAAAACACAGTTCACCAACATACTAATTGATGAGTTTCAAGATACAGATCCTATGCAGATGGAATTGTTTGAGTATCTGATGAAACAAGCAAAATCATTTACAGTAGTAGGTGACATTAATCAAAGCATATATGGATTTAGAGGTTCAAACATTAATCCATTTACATATTTAGCTAAATATCATAAAGATAAATTCGAGTTTAAAAGCCTGACCACTAATTATCGCTCCACTCATGAAATCATCGATGTGTCTGAAGATTTCATTAAACATCAAAGACCAGTTGAATCCGCACTTGGAAAGGCTCAATGTGGTCGTGATGTAAAATAA